Sequence from the Amycolatopsis sp. NBC_00345 genome:
GCGCCCGCGTCGACGAACTGGGGCAGGATCGCGGCCAGGAACACGATCGACTTGGGGTTCGCGAAGCCGACGACAAAGCCGTCGCGCAGCACGGCCCAGGTGCGGCCCGGGGCGGCGCGCACGGTGGACGCCATCGCCTCGGTGAGCTTGCGCCGTTTCCGGATCGCCTGCACGCCCAGGTAAACCAGGTACGCCGCGCCCGCCAGCTTGATCGCGGTGAACACCGCGGCGGACGTCGTCACCAGCACGCCCAGCCCGAACGCCACCGCGACCACCTGCGTGTACACCCCGGTCGCGTTGCCGACCACGGTGAGCAGCGCGTCGCGGCGCCCGACGGTCAGCGCGCGGCTGATCGTGAACAGCACACTGGGCCCGGGGACGACGACCATGAGGAAGGTGAGCGCGGCGAACGCCGCGAGGTGCGCGGTGGTGACCATGCGCCCGAGGGTAGAGTCGGCCGCGGCTCGCTGACGACGCATTTTCGCCGTTCCCCGAGAGTGCGAGCGG
This genomic interval carries:
- a CDS encoding LysE family translocator, with product MVTTAHLAAFAALTFLMVVVPGPSVLFTISRALTVGRRDALLTVVGNATGVYTQVVAVAFGLGVLVTTSAAVFTAIKLAGAAYLVYLGVQAIRKRRKLTEAMASTVRAAPGRTWAVLRDGFVVGFANPKSIVFLAAILPQFVDAGAGSVPAQMLLLGICLPAIALATDSVWAVAAGTARSWFARSPRRLELIGGTGGLVMIGLGTTLAFTGRKD